A window of the Gossypium arboreum isolate Shixiya-1 chromosome 2, ASM2569848v2, whole genome shotgun sequence genome harbors these coding sequences:
- the LOC108466963 gene encoding uncharacterized protein LOC108466963 isoform X1: protein MRGVFMVPPKTVKRLVRRSLSQKVHTNAESGTCNVCSAPCSSCMHLSISQMGSKKNEFSDETDSVAVATQYSINDDKTNDSLQNTHSEASNLLSVNSSHDSYSENIESKATTRPSDASEDVGIQRNFSNKYDGSKGIEGHDDSSLLASRASGANTAFSYCNKDLDSNNSSRSSVSVCSLGSGKVLSSQKVDLSELPSVKEVDDSKVSLRIQSPYSHSQSDKSTVGGSSEISTKIHLKSEADTDRKALDKADKSLNEDEHDESNELVELPGKPESPLQAASGDESCESVATELDVKVCDICGDAGREDLLAICSKCADGAEHTYCMREMLQKVPVGDWLCEECKLAEETESQKQGLDSEGKKAKKLSSTTQNLGKRHAENLEDASASKRQAVEQKMGSPKSLSPSKASALSREGSFKNMDKGKVRPSPQLSLGSHSGNDMLETTCSPASGPRLQSPKGTLLKSNSFNALNSKPKVKLVDEVALQKEKIFRKHASLNSKEEASRVMGKSMSFKSTNSGRLSTGESKFKMLSSKYAYVQDLKGLKQVKEQISLERKNLSKLDRSSSTVSTPKVDQKLTTRTDTISHSSASNSRETKAVRSDGKPSTLSRSTTNLVRNGVENAVISASGVSTTNGGISSEQKLNQVSLKEEPSSSTSWTVERQPSNNNVIISDWLSWSLDLTNQSERMGHTAEYCSVSQASGADESAPRNFKGEINKGNKLKAAIEAAIRLRPRICERTSQDPSSVSVKAKNMISVEGTHESQTNVQNQTSIGNMKLLNAHCTDALSVVSSVGNAPPLVAESAVSEMSAIPEHECIWQGAFQVHKMGKPPDFCGGIQAHLSTLASPKVIEVVNTFPLEVPLNEVPRLSTWPTQFHNSGPKEDNIALYFFAKDLESYEKYYKVLLDTMVKNDLALKGNFEGVEFLIFPSNKLPESCQRWNTLSFLWGVFKGRRANCSDTSKSAYVPDASMVHLEREKSTDVPQPVENESAACHSSCNVVVTSAVEKTCISTERVSDSKVSSFGKTYVGIKAKLEEQDGNIDNKYLSRIATNSIKVHPDMKSTSPLDDGKVPDCRLDTELKPCHQATETNIRSFEVKKEEMQMPVEEDYPSLKDRPTGKQEAVIVGKIDGEYVKTRVSRDDGYADVNTYSKRDVSSWQLNHRKRPYLDFTEAVPEISTESSQRMPWSEVRRVSIDRGSDNKKLKTGFTGIYKYNGARDEGTFSDSTASDRHGLGSGSCVKERRCNIACEEKGVPKDMGSGERFFPMGSDRVREIRMDWREELLVKDENRAGDASPNLELALGAEMRPPNKGILPFFVGTADKSENLDKVTGKEEADDVSASLSLSLSFPFPETEGNVKSVSKTEQLLPESHGVNTSLLLFGGFPNK from the exons ATGAGAGGAGTCTTTATG GTACCACCAAAAACTGTGAAAAGATTAGTTAGGCGTTCCCTGAGTCAAAAGGTTCATACAAACGCAGAATCTGGAACCTGCAACGTGTGCTCTGCTCCTTGTTCATCGTGTATGCATCTTAGTATATCTCAAATGGGATCGAAGAAGAATGAGTTTTCTGATGAAACTGATAGTGTTGCTGTGGCAACTCAATATTCTATCAATGACGATAAAACAAATGACAGCTTACAGAATACCCACAGTGAAGCAAGCAATTTACTGAGTGTCAATTCGAGTCATGATTCTTACTCTGAAAATATAGAAAGTAAAGCAACTACAAGGCCATCTGATGCATCAGAAGATGTTGGGATTCAGAGAAACTTCTCAAACAAGTACGATGGTTCCAAAGGTATTGAAGGCCATGATGATAGTTCTTTACTTGCTAGCAGAGCCAGCGGTGCAAACACAGCTTTCAGTTATTGTAACAAGGATTTAGACAGTAACAATTCATCTCGAAGTTCAGTGTCGGTTTGTAGTTTAGGATCTGGAAAAGTGCTTTCTTCCCAGAAGGTAGACTTGTCTGAACTTCCTTCTGTAAAGGAGGTAGATGACAGCAAAGTTTCACTGAGGATCCAAAGTCCATATTCACATTCTCAAAGTGACAAGAGTACTGTTGGAGGCAGTTCTGAGATTTCTACCAAAATCCATTTGAAGTCAGAAGCAGATACTGACAGGAAAGCACTGGATAAAGCTGATAAAAGCTTGAATGAAGATGAGCATGATGAGTCAAATGAGTTGGTCGAGTTGCCTGGCAAGCCGGAGTCTCCTTTGCAAGCAGCTTCTGGAGATGAGAGTTGTGAATCTGTTGCTACTGAACTCGAT GTTAAGGTGTGTGATATTTGTGGGGATGCTGGACGAGAAGATTTGCTCGCTATATGTAGCAAGTGTGCTGATGGTGCAGAGCATAC TTACTGTATGCGAGAAATGCTTCAAAAAGTTCCTGTAGGTGATTGGCTTTGTGAAGAATGTAAGCTGGCCGAGGAAACTGAAAGCCAAAAGCAAG GTCTGGATTCTGAGGGGAAAAAGGCAAAAAAACTTAGCTCAACTACACAGAACTTAGGTAAGAGACATGCAGAAAATTTAGAGGATGCTTCAGCTTCGAAAAGACAAGCTGTTGAACAAAAAATGGGATCACCAAAATCATTGAGCCCCAGTAAAGCATCTGCATTGTCTAGAGAGGGTTCTTTCAAGAACATGGACAAGGGGAAAGTGAGGCCATCTCCACAACTTTCTCTTGGCAGTCATTCTGGTAACGACATGTTGGAAACCACGTGCTCTCCTGCTTCTGGTCCAAGGCTGCAATCACCAAAAG GTACCTTACTAAAATCCAATTCGTTTAATGCCTTAAATTCCAAACCGAAAGTGAAGCTTGTAGATGAAGTTGCTCTTCAAAAAGagaaaatttttagaaaacatgCGTCCCTTAATAGCAAGGAGGAAGCTTCTAGGGTGATGGGGAAATCTATGTCATTTAAATCCACAAACTCAGGACGATTAAGTACTGGGGAATCGAAGTTTAAAATGCTATCATCTAAATATGCTTATGTTCAAGACTTGAAAGGATTAAAGCAAGTTAAGGAGCAGATATCATTAGAAAGGAAGAATTTATCAAAACTAGACCGCTCAAGTTCTACTGTCTCCACACCTAAAGTTGATCAGAAGCTGACAACTCGCACAGATACAATTTCTCATTCGTCTGCAAGCAACAGCCGAGAAACTAAGGCTGTTCGGTCTGATGGAAAACCAAGTACTCTATCAAGATCAACCACCAATCTAGTTCGTAATGGCGTAGAAAATGCAGTTATTTCTG CTTCTGGAGTTTCAACCACCAATGGGGGCATTTCTTCTGAACAGAAGTTAAACCAAGTTAGCCTGAAGGAAGAACCCTCGTCAAGTACTTCATGGACAGTTGAGAGGCAACCTAGTAATAATAATGTAATTATATCAGATTGGCTGTCTTGGTCATTAGATTTGACAAATCAGAGTGAGAGAATGGGCCATACAGCTGAATATTGCTCAGTCTCTCAGGCATCTGGAGCTGATGAATCAGCTCCCAGGAATTTTAAAGGGGAGATAAACAAAGGCAATAAGTTAAAAGCTGCAATTGAAGCAGCTATCCGTTTGAGGCCTCGAATATGTGAAAGAACTTCTCAAGATCCATCATCAGTTTCTGTGAAGGCAAAGAATATGATTTCCGTTGAAGGTACACATGAAAGCCAAACCAATGTTCAAAATCAGACTTCCATCGGCAATATGAAGTTGCTTAATGCACATTGCACTGATGCTCTCTCTGTAGTTTCTTCTGTTGGCAATGCCCCTCCTTTAGTTGCAGAGTCTGCTGTCTCTGAGATGTCTGCGATCCCAGAACATGAATGCATCTGGCA GGGGGCTTTTCAGGTGCATAAAATGGGAAAACCTCCTGACTTTTGTGGTGGAATTCAGGCCCATCTCTCAACCCTTGCATCACCTAAAGTGATTGAAGTTGTCAACACTTTTCCCCTTGAAGTTCCCTTGAATGAAGTACCTCGCCTGAGCACTTGGCCTACACAGTTTCATAACAGTGGCCCTAAAGAAGATAATATTGCTCTATACTTCTTTGCCAAGGACCTTGAAAG TTATGAGAAGTATTACAAGGTCCTTTTGGATACCATGGTCAAGAATGATCTTGCCCTCAAAGGAAACTTTGAAGGTGTTGAATTCCTAATATTCCCATCCAACAAACTTCCTGAAAGTTGCCAGC GGTGGAATACCTTATCATTCCTCTGGGGTGTTTTCAAGGGTAGAAGAGCAAATTGTTCAGATACCTCAAAGAGTGCATACGTTCCTGATGCAAGTATGGTACATCTGGAGAGAGAGAAATCTACTGATGTCCCTCAGCCAGTGGAGAATGAATCCGCAGCATGTCACAGTTCATGCAATGTAGTAGTAACCAGTGCTGTTGAGAAGACTTGTATCTCAACAGAAAGAGTTTCTGATAGCAAGGTCTCTTCTTTTGGGAAGACATATGTGGGGATAAAAGCAAAGTTGGAGGAGCAAGATGGAAACATTGATAACAAATACTTGTCGAGGATTGCAACAAACAGCATAAAGGTTCATCCAGACATGAAATCCACTAGTCCTCTG GATGATGGCAAAGTTCCAGATTGTAGATTAGACACAGAACTCAAGCCTTGCCATCAAGCTACAGAAACCAATATCCGGTCGTTTGAAGTTAAGAAAGAGGAAATGCAAATGCCTGTAGAAGAAGATTATCCATCTTTAAAAGATCGCCCTACTGGAAAGCAAGAGGCAGTTATTGTGGGGAAGATTGATGGAGAGTATGTTAAAACTAGAGTGTCTAGGGATGATGGATATGCTGATGTAAATACCTATTCAAAGAGAGATGTTAGCAGTTGGCAGTTGAATCATCGGAAACGCCCATACTTGGATTTTACAGAAGCAGTTCCAGAAATCTCTACCGAGTCAAGTCAAAGAATGCCATGGAGTGAAGTAAGGAGAGTTTCCATAGATAGAGGAAGTGATAACAAAAAGCTGAAGACGGGTTTCACTGGAATATACAAATATAACGGTGCTAGAGATGAAGGCACATTTAGTGATAGTACCGCATCAGATAGACATGGTCTGGGTTCTGGCTCTTGTGTTAAAGAGAGGAGATGTAACATTGCTTGCGAAGAAAAAGGTGTCCCCAAGGACATGGGAAGTGGCGAAAGGTTCTTTCCCATGGGGTCAGATCGTGTTAGGGAAATTCGGATGGACTGGAGGGAAGAGCTTCTGGTAAAAGATGAGAACAGAGCTGGGGATGCCTCTCCAAATCTTGAGCTTGCTTTGGGGGCTGAGATGAGACCACCAAATAAGGGGATCCTGCCTTTCTTTGTTGGAACAGCAGACAAAAGTGAGAACCTGGATAAGGTAACAGGAAAGGAAGAGGCGGATGATGTGTCTGCCTCGCTTTCCCTTTCCCTGTCGTTCCCATTCCCAGAGACAGAAGGGAATGTGAAGTCTGTATCTAAAACTGAGCAGCTCTTGCCGGAAAGCCATGGTGTGAATACTTCCCTACTACTGTTTGGGGGATTCCCTAACAAATAG
- the LOC108466963 gene encoding uncharacterized protein LOC108466963 isoform X2, whose amino-acid sequence MRGVFMVPPKTVKRLVRRSLSQKVHTNAESGTCNVCSAPCSSCMHLSISQMGSKKNEFSDETDSVAVATQYSINDDKTNDSLQNTHSEASNLLSVNSSHDSYSENIESKATTRPSDASEDVGIQRNFSNKYDGSKGIEGHDDSSLLASRASGANTAFSYCNKDLDSNNSSRSSVSVCSLGSGKVLSSQKVDLSELPSVKEVDDSKVSLRIQSPYSHSQSDKSTVGGSSEISTKIHLKSEADTDRKALDKADKSLNEDEHDESNELVELPGKPESPLQAASGDESCESVATELDVKVCDICGDAGREDLLAICSKCADGAEHTYCMREMLQKVPVGDWLCEECKLAEETESQKQGLDSEGKKAKKLSSTTQNLGKRHAENLEDASASKRQAVEQKMGSPKSLSPSKASALSREGSFKNMDKGKVRPSPQLSLGSHSGNDMLETTCSPASGPRLQSPKGTLLKSNSFNALNSKPKVKLVDEVALQKEKIFRKHASLNSKEEASRVMGKSMSFKSTNSGRLSTGESKFKMLSSKYAYVQDLKGLKQVKEQISLERKNLSKLDRSSSTVSTPKVDQKLTTRTDTISHSSASNSRETKAVRSDGKPSTLSRSTTNLVRNGVENAVISASGVSTTNGGISSEQKLNQVSLKEEPSSSTSWTVERQPSNNNVIISDWLSWSLDLTNQSERMGHTAEYCSVSQASGADESAPRNFKGEINKGNKLKAAIEAAIRLRPRICERTSQDPSSVSVKAKNMISVEVSSVGNAPPLVAESAVSEMSAIPEHECIWQGAFQVHKMGKPPDFCGGIQAHLSTLASPKVIEVVNTFPLEVPLNEVPRLSTWPTQFHNSGPKEDNIALYFFAKDLESYEKYYKVLLDTMVKNDLALKGNFEGVEFLIFPSNKLPESCQRWNTLSFLWGVFKGRRANCSDTSKSAYVPDASMVHLEREKSTDVPQPVENESAACHSSCNVVVTSAVEKTCISTERVSDSKVSSFGKTYVGIKAKLEEQDGNIDNKYLSRIATNSIKVHPDMKSTSPLDDGKVPDCRLDTELKPCHQATETNIRSFEVKKEEMQMPVEEDYPSLKDRPTGKQEAVIVGKIDGEYVKTRVSRDDGYADVNTYSKRDVSSWQLNHRKRPYLDFTEAVPEISTESSQRMPWSEVRRVSIDRGSDNKKLKTGFTGIYKYNGARDEGTFSDSTASDRHGLGSGSCVKERRCNIACEEKGVPKDMGSGERFFPMGSDRVREIRMDWREELLVKDENRAGDASPNLELALGAEMRPPNKGILPFFVGTADKSENLDKVTGKEEADDVSASLSLSLSFPFPETEGNVKSVSKTEQLLPESHGVNTSLLLFGGFPNK is encoded by the exons ATGAGAGGAGTCTTTATG GTACCACCAAAAACTGTGAAAAGATTAGTTAGGCGTTCCCTGAGTCAAAAGGTTCATACAAACGCAGAATCTGGAACCTGCAACGTGTGCTCTGCTCCTTGTTCATCGTGTATGCATCTTAGTATATCTCAAATGGGATCGAAGAAGAATGAGTTTTCTGATGAAACTGATAGTGTTGCTGTGGCAACTCAATATTCTATCAATGACGATAAAACAAATGACAGCTTACAGAATACCCACAGTGAAGCAAGCAATTTACTGAGTGTCAATTCGAGTCATGATTCTTACTCTGAAAATATAGAAAGTAAAGCAACTACAAGGCCATCTGATGCATCAGAAGATGTTGGGATTCAGAGAAACTTCTCAAACAAGTACGATGGTTCCAAAGGTATTGAAGGCCATGATGATAGTTCTTTACTTGCTAGCAGAGCCAGCGGTGCAAACACAGCTTTCAGTTATTGTAACAAGGATTTAGACAGTAACAATTCATCTCGAAGTTCAGTGTCGGTTTGTAGTTTAGGATCTGGAAAAGTGCTTTCTTCCCAGAAGGTAGACTTGTCTGAACTTCCTTCTGTAAAGGAGGTAGATGACAGCAAAGTTTCACTGAGGATCCAAAGTCCATATTCACATTCTCAAAGTGACAAGAGTACTGTTGGAGGCAGTTCTGAGATTTCTACCAAAATCCATTTGAAGTCAGAAGCAGATACTGACAGGAAAGCACTGGATAAAGCTGATAAAAGCTTGAATGAAGATGAGCATGATGAGTCAAATGAGTTGGTCGAGTTGCCTGGCAAGCCGGAGTCTCCTTTGCAAGCAGCTTCTGGAGATGAGAGTTGTGAATCTGTTGCTACTGAACTCGAT GTTAAGGTGTGTGATATTTGTGGGGATGCTGGACGAGAAGATTTGCTCGCTATATGTAGCAAGTGTGCTGATGGTGCAGAGCATAC TTACTGTATGCGAGAAATGCTTCAAAAAGTTCCTGTAGGTGATTGGCTTTGTGAAGAATGTAAGCTGGCCGAGGAAACTGAAAGCCAAAAGCAAG GTCTGGATTCTGAGGGGAAAAAGGCAAAAAAACTTAGCTCAACTACACAGAACTTAGGTAAGAGACATGCAGAAAATTTAGAGGATGCTTCAGCTTCGAAAAGACAAGCTGTTGAACAAAAAATGGGATCACCAAAATCATTGAGCCCCAGTAAAGCATCTGCATTGTCTAGAGAGGGTTCTTTCAAGAACATGGACAAGGGGAAAGTGAGGCCATCTCCACAACTTTCTCTTGGCAGTCATTCTGGTAACGACATGTTGGAAACCACGTGCTCTCCTGCTTCTGGTCCAAGGCTGCAATCACCAAAAG GTACCTTACTAAAATCCAATTCGTTTAATGCCTTAAATTCCAAACCGAAAGTGAAGCTTGTAGATGAAGTTGCTCTTCAAAAAGagaaaatttttagaaaacatgCGTCCCTTAATAGCAAGGAGGAAGCTTCTAGGGTGATGGGGAAATCTATGTCATTTAAATCCACAAACTCAGGACGATTAAGTACTGGGGAATCGAAGTTTAAAATGCTATCATCTAAATATGCTTATGTTCAAGACTTGAAAGGATTAAAGCAAGTTAAGGAGCAGATATCATTAGAAAGGAAGAATTTATCAAAACTAGACCGCTCAAGTTCTACTGTCTCCACACCTAAAGTTGATCAGAAGCTGACAACTCGCACAGATACAATTTCTCATTCGTCTGCAAGCAACAGCCGAGAAACTAAGGCTGTTCGGTCTGATGGAAAACCAAGTACTCTATCAAGATCAACCACCAATCTAGTTCGTAATGGCGTAGAAAATGCAGTTATTTCTG CTTCTGGAGTTTCAACCACCAATGGGGGCATTTCTTCTGAACAGAAGTTAAACCAAGTTAGCCTGAAGGAAGAACCCTCGTCAAGTACTTCATGGACAGTTGAGAGGCAACCTAGTAATAATAATGTAATTATATCAGATTGGCTGTCTTGGTCATTAGATTTGACAAATCAGAGTGAGAGAATGGGCCATACAGCTGAATATTGCTCAGTCTCTCAGGCATCTGGAGCTGATGAATCAGCTCCCAGGAATTTTAAAGGGGAGATAAACAAAGGCAATAAGTTAAAAGCTGCAATTGAAGCAGCTATCCGTTTGAGGCCTCGAATATGTGAAAGAACTTCTCAAGATCCATCATCAGTTTCTGTGAAGGCAAAGAATATGATTTCCGTTGAAG TTTCTTCTGTTGGCAATGCCCCTCCTTTAGTTGCAGAGTCTGCTGTCTCTGAGATGTCTGCGATCCCAGAACATGAATGCATCTGGCA GGGGGCTTTTCAGGTGCATAAAATGGGAAAACCTCCTGACTTTTGTGGTGGAATTCAGGCCCATCTCTCAACCCTTGCATCACCTAAAGTGATTGAAGTTGTCAACACTTTTCCCCTTGAAGTTCCCTTGAATGAAGTACCTCGCCTGAGCACTTGGCCTACACAGTTTCATAACAGTGGCCCTAAAGAAGATAATATTGCTCTATACTTCTTTGCCAAGGACCTTGAAAG TTATGAGAAGTATTACAAGGTCCTTTTGGATACCATGGTCAAGAATGATCTTGCCCTCAAAGGAAACTTTGAAGGTGTTGAATTCCTAATATTCCCATCCAACAAACTTCCTGAAAGTTGCCAGC GGTGGAATACCTTATCATTCCTCTGGGGTGTTTTCAAGGGTAGAAGAGCAAATTGTTCAGATACCTCAAAGAGTGCATACGTTCCTGATGCAAGTATGGTACATCTGGAGAGAGAGAAATCTACTGATGTCCCTCAGCCAGTGGAGAATGAATCCGCAGCATGTCACAGTTCATGCAATGTAGTAGTAACCAGTGCTGTTGAGAAGACTTGTATCTCAACAGAAAGAGTTTCTGATAGCAAGGTCTCTTCTTTTGGGAAGACATATGTGGGGATAAAAGCAAAGTTGGAGGAGCAAGATGGAAACATTGATAACAAATACTTGTCGAGGATTGCAACAAACAGCATAAAGGTTCATCCAGACATGAAATCCACTAGTCCTCTG GATGATGGCAAAGTTCCAGATTGTAGATTAGACACAGAACTCAAGCCTTGCCATCAAGCTACAGAAACCAATATCCGGTCGTTTGAAGTTAAGAAAGAGGAAATGCAAATGCCTGTAGAAGAAGATTATCCATCTTTAAAAGATCGCCCTACTGGAAAGCAAGAGGCAGTTATTGTGGGGAAGATTGATGGAGAGTATGTTAAAACTAGAGTGTCTAGGGATGATGGATATGCTGATGTAAATACCTATTCAAAGAGAGATGTTAGCAGTTGGCAGTTGAATCATCGGAAACGCCCATACTTGGATTTTACAGAAGCAGTTCCAGAAATCTCTACCGAGTCAAGTCAAAGAATGCCATGGAGTGAAGTAAGGAGAGTTTCCATAGATAGAGGAAGTGATAACAAAAAGCTGAAGACGGGTTTCACTGGAATATACAAATATAACGGTGCTAGAGATGAAGGCACATTTAGTGATAGTACCGCATCAGATAGACATGGTCTGGGTTCTGGCTCTTGTGTTAAAGAGAGGAGATGTAACATTGCTTGCGAAGAAAAAGGTGTCCCCAAGGACATGGGAAGTGGCGAAAGGTTCTTTCCCATGGGGTCAGATCGTGTTAGGGAAATTCGGATGGACTGGAGGGAAGAGCTTCTGGTAAAAGATGAGAACAGAGCTGGGGATGCCTCTCCAAATCTTGAGCTTGCTTTGGGGGCTGAGATGAGACCACCAAATAAGGGGATCCTGCCTTTCTTTGTTGGAACAGCAGACAAAAGTGAGAACCTGGATAAGGTAACAGGAAAGGAAGAGGCGGATGATGTGTCTGCCTCGCTTTCCCTTTCCCTGTCGTTCCCATTCCCAGAGACAGAAGGGAATGTGAAGTCTGTATCTAAAACTGAGCAGCTCTTGCCGGAAAGCCATGGTGTGAATACTTCCCTACTACTGTTTGGGGGATTCCCTAACAAATAG